From the Sulfuricurvum sp. genome, one window contains:
- a CDS encoding HTH domain-containing protein: protein MLHNQNKHTEGTNETTLDTRILKTVAMLIIDNVPNITGYKIAKELGLNSSTIYRKLNQLTQ from the coding sequence ATGCTTCATAATCAAAACAAACACACGGAGGGTACAAATGAAACGACGTTAGATACACGAATTTTAAAAACGGTCGCAATGCTTATTATAGACAATGTTCCAAACATTACGGGCTATAAAATTGCTAAAGAACTCGGTTTAAATAGCTCCACTATTTATAGAAAATTAAATCAACTAACACAATAA
- a CDS encoding response regulator, protein MSNIDLIQLTEQTKKLTAMVVEDEVVANDLLSSTFKNFFADVTSAYNGSEALRMYEKMNPDIVFVDIIMPEIDGIELARRIRSINPSQIIIVISASNDIQKISESIEVGVNSFIQKPIDTKKILEMLQNITSLISKRKKIETKTFSISLPLDVYELVDDNAKAESISKNAVIIRALRSFYND, encoded by the coding sequence ATGTCGAATATTGATTTAATCCAGCTTACAGAACAAACAAAAAAACTTACCGCAATGGTAGTTGAAGATGAAGTGGTTGCTAATGATCTTTTGAGCTCTACATTTAAAAACTTTTTCGCCGATGTAACTTCAGCATACAATGGTTCAGAAGCACTTCGTATGTATGAAAAAATGAATCCGGATATCGTTTTCGTTGACATTATTATGCCTGAGATTGATGGTATTGAACTTGCTCGTCGTATCCGTTCAATCAACCCGTCACAAATCATTATCGTTATCTCTGCAAGTAACGATATTCAAAAAATCTCTGAATCTATCGAAGTCGGTGTAAATAGCTTTATCCAAAAACCGATTGATACCAAAAAAATTCTTGAGATGCTTCAAAACATCACTTCATTGATCTCTAAACGTAAAAAAATTGAGACTAAAACTTTCTCAATCTCTTTGCCACTTGATGTTTATGAATTGGTAGATGACAATGCTAAAGCAGAAAGTATCTCTAAAAACGCCGTTATTATTCGCGCACTACGCTCATTTTATAACGACTAA